The following proteins come from a genomic window of Gemmatimonadota bacterium:
- a CDS encoding NAD(+) synthase codes for MVIMDSKFTPDQFLDIRSHGFVRLAIAVPRIRVGDPAENVAHHLEQIESAGKQGASYVLFPELSLTGYTCADLFHSQALLEGALEGLEALLDGTEDFDLAFSFGMPLRLDHAVFNVAVTCTRGKILTVTPKTYLPQYREFYETRYFARAAEAQTETVSLCGRDAPFGPDVLLRTDDPRVVIYPTICEDDWVPVPPASRAALAGATILANLSASNIVIGKAQYRADLILASSGRNEAVHLYAAAGFGESTMDVVWDGHGFIAERGYMLAKTERFQLDGACITADVDAEALVLERGVQGSFRQNAMDYKSSWRSVSLPGFRPGQAGDEDADAAGRGCEATHQAFHRDIPAHPFVPQNPAERSQRCREVFMIQATGLATKLRSLPEDNRRVVIAVSGGQDSTHALNVAVHTMDLLGLPRSRIVALTMPGLGTTERTYTNACALIRAVGATFREIDIKPAVRKFFADIEHSEDKKDLVYENTQAWTRKLEELATAAQVRGIVLGTGDLSELALGWCTMFGDHASHYGVNAGIPKTLISYLIKWTADVVFEEEPEVREVLLDILDTPISPELLPPSDREIAQKTEEEIGPYELHDFFIYYFLRFGFSPSRIARMALHAFEGKYGLPEIKAWLRVFIVRFFQNQFKRNCLPEGPKVGMTCISPRGDWRMPSDASPAAWLADLERIPDAL; via the coding sequence ATGGTGATTATGGACTCCAAGTTCACACCCGACCAGTTCCTCGACATCCGCAGTCACGGCTTCGTCCGCCTGGCCATTGCCGTACCCCGCATACGGGTGGGCGATCCCGCGGAGAACGTGGCCCATCACCTCGAACAGATCGAATCGGCCGGAAAACAAGGGGCTTCCTACGTCCTCTTCCCCGAACTGAGTCTCACCGGCTATACCTGCGCAGATCTCTTCCACTCCCAGGCACTGCTGGAAGGCGCCCTGGAGGGCCTGGAAGCGTTGCTCGACGGCACGGAGGATTTCGACCTGGCCTTCAGTTTCGGCATGCCGCTGCGGCTGGACCACGCGGTCTTCAACGTCGCGGTGACCTGCACACGCGGCAAGATCCTGACGGTAACGCCCAAGACCTATCTTCCCCAGTATCGCGAATTCTACGAGACGCGGTACTTCGCCCGGGCAGCCGAAGCGCAGACGGAGACCGTATCCCTCTGCGGCCGGGACGCGCCCTTCGGACCGGACGTGCTCCTGCGTACGGATGATCCCCGGGTGGTGATCTACCCGACGATCTGTGAAGACGACTGGGTACCGGTCCCGCCGGCCAGCCGTGCGGCGCTGGCGGGGGCGACCATACTCGCAAATCTCTCCGCTTCGAACATCGTCATCGGCAAGGCGCAGTACCGCGCGGACCTCATCCTGGCCTCCTCGGGACGCAACGAAGCCGTACACCTGTACGCCGCGGCGGGCTTCGGGGAATCGACCATGGACGTGGTATGGGACGGCCACGGGTTCATCGCCGAGCGTGGCTACATGCTGGCGAAAACGGAACGCTTTCAACTGGACGGGGCCTGCATCACGGCGGACGTGGACGCAGAGGCGCTGGTGCTGGAGCGCGGCGTCCAGGGCTCGTTCCGGCAGAACGCCATGGACTACAAGTCATCCTGGCGGTCCGTCTCATTGCCGGGCTTCCGACCCGGACAGGCCGGGGATGAGGATGCCGATGCCGCCGGAAGGGGTTGTGAAGCGACGCATCAAGCCTTCCATCGTGACATCCCGGCCCATCCCTTCGTACCGCAGAATCCGGCGGAACGCAGCCAGCGTTGCCGCGAGGTCTTCATGATCCAGGCCACGGGGCTGGCGACCAAGCTCAGATCGCTGCCCGAAGATAACCGGCGCGTTGTCATTGCGGTCTCCGGCGGCCAGGATTCGACCCACGCCCTGAACGTGGCGGTGCACACCATGGACCTGCTCGGTCTGCCCAGGTCCCGCATCGTGGCCCTGACCATGCCGGGACTGGGCACCACGGAGCGGACCTACACGAACGCCTGCGCCCTGATCCGGGCCGTCGGCGCTACGTTCCGGGAGATCGACATCAAACCCGCGGTGCGAAAGTTCTTCGCGGACATCGAGCATTCGGAAGACAAGAAAGACCTCGTCTACGAGAACACCCAGGCATGGACGCGGAAGCTGGAGGAGCTCGCCACGGCCGCCCAGGTCAGAGGCATCGTGCTCGGCACGGGAGACCTCTCGGAACTGGCGCTGGGATGGTGCACCATGTTCGGGGATCACGCCAGCCACTACGGGGTCAACGCCGGGATACCCAAGACCCTCATTTCCTACCTGATCAAGTGGACGGCCGACGTGGTCTTCGAGGAGGAACCGGAGGTCCGCGAGGTACTGCTGGACATCCTCGACACGCCCATTTCGCCGGAACTGCTGCCCCCGAGTGATCGCGAAATCGCACAGAAAACCGAAGAAGAGATCGGTCCGTACGAGCTGCACGACTTCTTCATCTACTACTTCCTGCGATTCGGCTTTTCGCCTTCGCGGATCGCCCGGATGGCGCTCCACGCCTTCGAGGGAAAGTACGGACTCCCCGAGATCAAGGCCTGGCTCCGCGTCTTCATCGTCCGGTTTTTCCAGAACCAGTTCAAACGGAACTGCCTGCCCGAAGGGCCCAAGGTCGGCATGACCTGCATCTCCCCGCGCGGCGACTGGCGGATGCCGTCAGATGCTTCGCCGGCAGCCTGGCTGGCGGACCTGGAACGCATCCCCGATGCGCTATAG
- a CDS encoding isochorismatase, whose protein sequence is MRYRPPGEVPPHYRPESVETCWRVPYGERAADARAWAAEHGIRSSALDEWRTALLLVDCQNTFCLPEFELFVAGRSGRGAVEDNARLCAFIYRNLHSISEIIPTMDTHTAHQVFHPVFWVDRDGEHPTGGETVITPDDVEAGTWRVNPAVEAGFSNRIDLSAYALHYVRRLTRDGKYPLMIWPYHAMLGGIGHALVSAVEEAVFFHSIARVRQTRFEIKGNHALTENYSALRPEVTEDAEGRPLGVKNTPLGVKNTPLVDHLMTFDAVIVAGQAKSHCVAWTVEDLKSEFAAHKPSMTARVCLLEDCTSPVVVPGVIDFTEEAEEAFGRFADAGMHRVRSTVPMDRWGIPD, encoded by the coding sequence ATGCGCTATAGACCACCCGGCGAAGTGCCGCCCCACTACCGGCCCGAGTCCGTCGAGACCTGCTGGCGCGTTCCCTACGGAGAACGGGCGGCCGATGCCCGCGCGTGGGCGGCGGAACACGGCATCCGATCCTCGGCCTTAGATGAATGGCGCACCGCGCTGCTCCTGGTGGACTGCCAAAACACCTTCTGTCTTCCCGAGTTCGAACTCTTCGTAGCAGGCCGGAGCGGCCGGGGCGCAGTGGAAGACAACGCGCGGCTCTGCGCCTTTATCTACCGCAATCTACATTCCATCTCGGAAATCATCCCGACGATGGACACCCACACGGCCCACCAGGTCTTCCATCCGGTGTTCTGGGTAGACCGGGACGGCGAACACCCCACCGGCGGCGAGACCGTCATCACACCGGACGACGTGGAAGCGGGAACCTGGCGCGTCAACCCGGCCGTGGAGGCCGGATTCAGCAACCGGATCGATCTCTCCGCCTACGCATTGCATTACGTCCGGCGCCTCACGCGGGACGGCAAGTATCCCCTCATGATCTGGCCTTACCACGCCATGCTCGGGGGTATCGGCCACGCCCTGGTGTCCGCTGTAGAGGAGGCGGTCTTCTTTCACAGCATCGCCCGGGTGCGGCAGACGCGTTTCGAGATCAAGGGGAACCATGCTCTCACGGAAAACTACTCGGCGTTGCGCCCTGAAGTGACGGAAGACGCCGAAGGCCGCCCGCTGGGCGTGAAGAACACGCCGCTGGGCGTGAAGAACACGCCGCTGGTCGACCACCTGATGACCTTTGACGCCGTCATCGTGGCCGGGCAGGCCAAGAGCCACTGCGTGGCGTGGACGGTGGAGGATCTAAAGTCGGAGTTCGCCGCGCACAAGCCGTCCATGACCGCGCGCGTCTGCCTGCTGGAGGACTGTACCTCGCCGGTCGTCGTGCCCGGTGTGATCGATTTCACCGAAGAGGCGGAGGAGGCCTTCGGCCGTTTCGCCGACGCGGGCATGCACCGGGTGCGTTCCACCGTGCCCATGGACCGTTGGGGGATTCCGGACTGA
- a CDS encoding ferrochelatase, with amino-acid sequence MNYDALLLVSFGGPEGADEVIPFLERVLKGRRVPRERMMEVAEHYHHFDGVSPINGQNRALISALEAALETRDLSLPVYWGNRNWHPLLPDTVGRMAADGIKRALAFVTSPYSSWSNCRQYLENIEAARRDAGPDAPVIEKIRPFFNHPGFIETMTARVRAALDRLPGERRPQAHLVYTAHSIPLAMAGGCAYEAQLREASRLISERVSASSWALTFQSRSGPPAQPWLEPDVCDYIRSFHEAGAARTARADQVDKVDSSNKVDSSDKVDSADKVDSADQADQAGCDIVVIPVGFISDHMEVAYDLDVETRALCDELGVCMVRAETAGTHPRFVDMIVDLVEERLSPAATGPAGTTRMAGTPRPAEGVLGPWPDRCPAECCPSGR; translated from the coding sequence TTGAACTACGACGCACTGCTCCTGGTTTCCTTCGGAGGCCCCGAAGGCGCAGACGAAGTCATCCCCTTCCTCGAGCGCGTGCTCAAGGGCCGGCGCGTCCCCCGGGAACGGATGATGGAGGTCGCGGAACACTACCATCATTTCGACGGGGTGAGCCCGATCAACGGCCAGAACCGCGCCTTGATCTCCGCCCTGGAAGCGGCGTTGGAAACCCGCGACCTCTCCCTGCCGGTCTACTGGGGAAACCGAAACTGGCATCCCCTGCTTCCGGATACGGTCGGGCGCATGGCCGCGGACGGGATTAAGCGGGCGCTGGCCTTTGTCACGTCTCCGTACAGCTCCTGGTCGAACTGCAGGCAGTACCTGGAAAACATCGAGGCGGCCCGGCGCGACGCGGGGCCCGACGCACCGGTGATCGAGAAGATCAGGCCCTTTTTCAATCACCCGGGATTCATCGAAACGATGACGGCGCGCGTTCGCGCTGCTTTGGATCGCCTGCCGGGGGAACGCCGTCCGCAGGCGCACCTCGTGTACACCGCCCACAGCATACCCCTGGCCATGGCCGGCGGCTGTGCCTATGAAGCGCAACTCCGCGAAGCGTCACGGCTCATCAGCGAGCGCGTCAGCGCGTCCTCCTGGGCGCTGACCTTTCAGAGCCGCAGCGGGCCGCCCGCCCAGCCCTGGCTGGAACCCGACGTCTGCGACTATATCCGGTCGTTCCACGAAGCAGGCGCGGCCCGAACGGCCCGGGCAGACCAGGTGGACAAGGTGGACTCGTCGAACAAGGTGGACTCGTCGGACAAGGTGGACTCGGCGGACAAGGTGGACTCGGCGGATCAGGCGGACCAGGCGGGCTGCGATATCGTGGTGATCCCCGTGGGTTTCATCTCGGATCACATGGAGGTGGCCTACGACCTGGACGTGGAAACGCGGGCTTTATGCGATGAACTCGGGGTGTGCATGGTCCGGGCGGAGACGGCGGGGACCCATCCCCGCTTCGTGGACATGATCGTGGACCTCGTCGAAGAACGGTTGTCCCCGGCGGCGACCGGACCGGCCGGGACGACCAGGATGGCCGGGACGCCCCGGCCGGCCGAAGGCGTCCTGGGTCCCTGGCCGGATCGATGTCCGGCGGAATGCTGTCCTTCCGGCAGGTAG
- a CDS encoding chlorite dismutase family protein codes for MSEDTGKIPDILEHGAPVDGQPQTAETRLYMQLNVFTLSGTESCGQPDQPGRTRQTRTMADDIASRLGNSGLDAAVYLDVNDPVGIGVLFLAEDPDTFVSDVRNLLTERPFDVLDRRGSMTMLGRTYSMGFEPDLMESLIHRPRNTVLNPDWPWAIWYPLRRNGAFARLEHKEQRQILMEHAHIGRAYGRADFAHDIRLACYGLDEADNDFVIGLIGKELYPLSRVVQDMRKTQQTALYIDSLGPFFVGKKTWSSDP; via the coding sequence GTGAGCGAAGATACCGGAAAAATCCCCGACATTCTAGAACACGGAGCGCCCGTCGACGGGCAACCCCAGACGGCTGAAACACGGCTGTACATGCAGCTCAATGTGTTCACCCTGTCCGGCACCGAATCCTGCGGTCAGCCTGATCAGCCTGGCCGGACTCGGCAGACCCGGACCATGGCAGACGATATCGCGTCCAGGCTCGGGAATTCCGGCCTGGACGCCGCGGTGTACCTCGACGTCAACGATCCCGTGGGCATCGGCGTGCTGTTTCTCGCCGAAGATCCCGACACCTTCGTATCCGATGTACGGAACCTGCTGACGGAACGGCCTTTCGATGTCCTGGACCGGCGCGGGTCCATGACGATGCTCGGCAGGACCTACTCCATGGGATTCGAGCCGGATCTGATGGAATCGCTCATTCACCGGCCGCGCAACACCGTGCTCAACCCCGACTGGCCCTGGGCCATCTGGTACCCGTTGCGGCGCAACGGCGCTTTCGCGCGACTGGAACACAAGGAACAGCGCCAGATCCTGATGGAGCACGCCCATATCGGACGGGCCTACGGCCGGGCCGACTTCGCCCACGATATCCGCCTGGCCTGTTACGGGCTGGACGAGGCCGACAACGACTTCGTCATCGGGCTGATCGGCAAGGAACTCTACCCCCTGTCCCGGGTCGTGCAGGACATGCGAAAGACCCAGCAGACCGCGTTGTACATCGATTCGCTAGGACCGTTCTTCGTCGGCAAGAAGACCTGGTCGAGCGACCCGTAA
- a CDS encoding RNA methyltransferase has product MQSRKTGDMETNFEVRSFDAEITKEAYDRLPKLPLYFVLDNLRSAFNVGSIFRTCDILRVKGLYLCGYTACPPHAKLEKTALGTIDYVPWRYFETAVDAVEWLQDRNVEVWAAETTSDSVSYDAAAFPDELAIVLGNEALGVSRGVLERCDGLVEIPTRGYKNSLNVASACAVLGFKALEIMEGTRGDSGG; this is encoded by the coding sequence GTGCAGTCCAGGAAAACCGGAGACATGGAGACGAATTTCGAGGTCCGAAGCTTCGACGCGGAGATCACGAAGGAAGCGTACGACCGGCTGCCCAAGCTGCCCCTCTATTTCGTCCTGGACAACCTGCGCAGCGCATTCAACGTGGGCTCCATCTTCCGGACCTGCGATATCCTGCGGGTGAAGGGCCTTTACCTGTGCGGATATACGGCCTGTCCGCCCCACGCGAAACTGGAGAAAACCGCCCTGGGCACCATCGATTACGTCCCCTGGCGTTACTTCGAAACGGCCGTCGACGCGGTCGAATGGCTGCAGGATCGCAATGTCGAGGTGTGGGCTGCCGAAACCACGTCGGATTCGGTATCGTACGACGCCGCGGCGTTCCCGGACGAACTGGCCATTGTGCTCGGTAACGAAGCGCTCGGGGTGAGCCGGGGCGTGCTGGAGCGCTGCGACGGCCTGGTCGAGATCCCCACGCGGGGCTACAAGAATTCACTGAACGTGGCGTCCGCCTGCGCCGTCCTGGGATTCAAGGCGCTGGAGATTATGGAAGGGACGCGAGGCGATTCGGGAGGATGA
- the pyrF gene encoding orotidine-5'-phosphate decarboxylase, with protein sequence MSPFVDRLNRARTAADSLVCVGLDPDLDRFPEHVRSAPDALFEFNRAIIEHTSDLVSAYKLNIAFFEVMGSRGYEALERTLTVIPDGVVVICDCKRGDMGNSARMYAKALFEHFDFDAVTVNPYQGRDSVQPFLDYTDRGVFILCLTSNESAREFQYLSVNGHPLYLEVANAARSWNTARNAGLVVGATQAESLAGIRAVVPDMPLLIPGIGTQGGDLETVIKEGADERGGGLLINSSRSILYSSGGRDFAESARAATLRLREEINDLLP encoded by the coding sequence ATGTCACCCTTCGTAGATAGATTGAACCGCGCCCGGACCGCGGCGGACAGCCTGGTCTGCGTGGGACTCGATCCGGACCTGGATCGATTCCCGGAGCACGTAAGGTCGGCACCGGACGCGTTGTTCGAGTTCAACCGGGCGATCATCGAGCACACTTCGGACCTCGTTTCGGCCTACAAGCTGAACATCGCGTTTTTCGAGGTCATGGGCTCGAGGGGTTACGAAGCGCTGGAGCGCACGCTCACGGTCATACCGGATGGGGTCGTGGTCATCTGTGACTGCAAGCGGGGAGACATGGGGAACAGTGCCCGCATGTACGCGAAGGCGCTGTTCGAGCATTTCGATTTCGACGCGGTGACCGTCAATCCCTACCAGGGACGGGATTCCGTGCAGCCCTTCCTGGACTACACCGACCGGGGGGTTTTCATCCTCTGCCTGACTTCCAACGAAAGCGCGCGCGAATTCCAGTACCTGTCCGTCAACGGACACCCGCTGTACCTGGAGGTGGCCAACGCGGCCAGGTCGTGGAACACCGCCCGGAACGCGGGCCTGGTCGTGGGGGCCACGCAGGCGGAGTCCCTGGCCGGCATCCGCGCCGTCGTCCCCGACATGCCCCTGCTGATCCCCGGGATCGGCACCCAGGGCGGCGACCTTGAAACGGTCATTAAGGAAGGCGCCGACGAGCGCGGCGGGGGCCTGCTCATCAATTCCTCCCGGAGCATCCTCTATTCCTCCGGTGGCCGTGACTTCGCCGAGTCCGCCCGGGCGGCCACCCTTCGACTCAGAGAAGAGATCAACGACCTGCTGCCCTGA
- a CDS encoding dihydroorotate dehydrogenase, with translation MTASPDLTVNIGTLELRNPVLAASGTFGYGSEYGRFVDLSDFGGIVTKTLTPEPWPGNPPPRAAETAAGMLNSIGLQNVGVEAFIRDKMPYLRNVDTALIVNVGGGPVEEFVYVTERLSDCEGIDALEINMSCPNVSGGMDFSTDPRRAAELVSTLRGITELPLIAKLTPNVTDIGEIARSVEEAGADAISAINTLRGMAVDINTRRPMLGAVTGGLSGPAIKPVAVAAVYRIARQVAVPVIGIGGIMSGEDAVEFLVAGATAVQVGTATFVEPRAGPSVARTLAEWCAASDVHSVRSLIGSIQIPSPEDAPCHPS, from the coding sequence GTGACGGCATCACCCGATCTGACGGTCAATATCGGCACGCTTGAGCTGAGGAATCCCGTGCTCGCCGCATCGGGCACCTTCGGATACGGATCGGAATACGGACGGTTCGTGGATCTCTCCGATTTCGGCGGCATCGTCACGAAAACGCTCACGCCCGAACCCTGGCCGGGCAATCCCCCGCCCCGGGCCGCGGAGACGGCCGCCGGCATGCTCAATTCCATCGGACTGCAGAACGTGGGCGTGGAGGCCTTCATCCGGGACAAGATGCCTTACTTGAGAAACGTGGACACCGCCTTGATCGTCAACGTGGGCGGAGGCCCGGTGGAGGAGTTCGTCTACGTGACCGAACGCCTGTCGGACTGCGAGGGCATCGATGCCCTGGAGATCAACATGTCCTGCCCGAACGTGTCCGGCGGCATGGACTTCAGCACCGATCCCCGGCGCGCGGCGGAACTGGTTTCTACGCTGCGGGGCATCACCGAACTGCCGCTCATCGCCAAACTCACGCCAAACGTTACGGACATCGGGGAGATCGCCCGCAGCGTCGAGGAAGCCGGCGCCGACGCCATATCGGCTATCAACACCCTGCGCGGCATGGCAGTGGACATCAATACGCGCCGTCCCATGCTCGGTGCCGTCACGGGGGGGCTGTCCGGTCCGGCCATCAAGCCCGTGGCCGTTGCGGCCGTCTATCGGATCGCGCGCCAGGTGGCCGTCCCGGTCATCGGCATCGGCGGCATCATGAGCGGAGAAGACGCCGTGGAGTTCCTCGTGGCGGGCGCCACGGCCGTCCAGGTGGGCACGGCCACCTTCGTCGAACCCCGCGCCGGACCGTCTGTCGCGCGTACGCTGGCCGAATGGTGCGCCGCGTCGGACGTGCATTCGGTCCGCTCGTTGATCGGAAGCATTCAAATCCCTTCACCAGAGGACGCACCATGTCACCCTTCGTAG
- a CDS encoding dihydroorotate dehydrogenase electron transfer subunit: protein MSTIPICQYDAEILANREIGPGLYWIDLLAPEITRHALPGHFVHLIASDVSKDSSRQTWLRHTPLLRRPFSIAERDPERGVFGLIYRIVGGGTEILATRRRGERVDVLGPLGRTFEPVRTGRPVIMVAGGVGVAPFLSLAQETARDGLARPAEMTVLFGAATAGLLSGEEKFGEYGVDVRLATDDGTTGHHGLVTDLLERELASSPRRCAYLYACGPTPMMRRCQEIAREAGIDGQVSLEGIMPCGVGVCMACVVACDAPGTDPDPGATPGKVPVARSSSRRYERVCDAGPVFDMQEVVL from the coding sequence ATGTCCACCATCCCCATCTGCCAGTATGACGCCGAGATCCTCGCCAACCGTGAAATCGGTCCCGGCCTGTACTGGATCGACCTGCTGGCACCCGAAATCACACGACACGCCCTGCCCGGTCACTTCGTACACCTCATCGCTTCCGATGTTTCGAAGGACAGCAGCAGGCAGACCTGGCTCCGTCACACCCCGCTGCTCAGGCGTCCCTTCAGCATTGCCGAACGGGATCCGGAACGCGGTGTCTTCGGGCTCATATACCGGATTGTCGGCGGCGGCACCGAGATCCTGGCTACGCGGCGCCGCGGAGAACGGGTCGACGTGCTCGGACCCCTGGGAAGGACGTTCGAGCCGGTGCGCACCGGCCGGCCAGTGATCATGGTCGCCGGTGGCGTCGGCGTAGCGCCCTTTCTCTCCCTGGCCCAGGAGACGGCAAGGGATGGACTGGCGCGGCCGGCCGAAATGACGGTGCTCTTCGGCGCGGCCACGGCGGGCCTCTTGAGCGGGGAAGAGAAATTCGGCGAATACGGGGTCGACGTCAGGCTGGCGACCGACGATGGTACGACGGGCCACCACGGCCTGGTGACGGACCTGCTGGAACGGGAACTGGCCTCCTCACCCCGGCGGTGCGCCTATCTCTATGCCTGCGGACCGACACCCATGATGCGCCGTTGCCAGGAGATCGCCCGTGAAGCCGGTATCGACGGACAGGTCTCCCTCGAGGGAATCATGCCCTGCGGCGTGGGCGTGTGCATGGCCTGTGTCGTGGCCTGCGACGCCCCCGGTACCGACCCCGACCCCGGCGCCACTCCCGGCAAGGTCCCCGTCGCTCGGTCGTCATCCCGACGCTACGAACGGGTCTGCGACGCCGGCCCGGTGTTCGACATGCAGGAGGTCGTGCTGTGA
- a CDS encoding tetratricopeptide repeat protein, giving the protein MRRTSLILSTLVCVVFGCAYYNTFYNARKAFKEGERIRLTQQTPDGGIPPLALTSYELAVENAGLVLRDHSGSSYVDDALVLIGDVRAIQGQHLQAIKRYEQVLRLFPNGEFTGHCVFSLGNSLLNAGDSTRADEQLDRFVREFPGSDRIPDALMLRGKIALGGARYGEAVVRFQEVLDSRPGDEREAEARYHIARARLEEHRFAEAREQLAQAIEQARTRMLKFHAAFLLGESLRREGDLSAALGVYESLLDQRAYSEYHPEVMLAIAACLAELDLKESAVSTYETLITRFESDRSYAEEVSRAMFELGELYRTEGDLDLTEQWYDEARRKSPRSFWIGDEADRKHRAIRELRRLDGNLGNLLAAMEALKSPGDPTSNTTSNYAKLTEDAVGLRFQLAELYLFQLEMADAALSQYRAIEEASNDPSIAAKAAYARGWVLDEMLSDTDSARSVFDYIATQYPGTAHAVEAAILQSKPIVGELPPDRLFHEAERLLFETDRPDSARGLYELVLQRDPDGEYASRALYALGWLAETHYDDPETALDRYREIMDRHPRSEQARSVRDKIRLMEELLPAPATDPAASPAPTASPAPTASPAPTASPAPDK; this is encoded by the coding sequence ATGCGCAGAACTTCCCTGATCCTGTCCACCCTGGTGTGCGTGGTTTTCGGTTGCGCGTACTACAATACGTTCTACAACGCCAGGAAAGCGTTCAAGGAAGGGGAGCGGATACGTCTCACCCAGCAGACGCCCGATGGCGGCATACCGCCCCTGGCCCTGACCTCCTACGAACTCGCCGTCGAAAACGCGGGTCTCGTCCTGAGGGATCACTCCGGAAGTTCCTATGTGGACGACGCGCTGGTACTGATCGGCGACGTCCGGGCGATCCAGGGACAGCATCTACAGGCCATCAAGCGGTATGAGCAGGTGCTGAGGCTGTTCCCGAACGGCGAATTTACCGGCCACTGCGTTTTCTCCCTGGGCAACAGCCTCCTCAACGCGGGGGATTCCACCCGGGCCGATGAACAGCTGGACCGTTTCGTCAGGGAGTTTCCCGGCAGCGACCGGATTCCGGACGCCCTGATGCTTCGGGGAAAGATCGCCCTGGGCGGCGCCCGGTACGGGGAAGCCGTCGTGCGGTTCCAGGAAGTGCTGGATTCGCGCCCCGGCGATGAACGGGAGGCGGAGGCCAGGTACCACATCGCACGCGCCAGGCTGGAGGAGCATCGGTTCGCCGAAGCCCGTGAACAACTCGCCCAGGCCATCGAGCAGGCACGGACCCGGATGCTTAAGTTTCATGCGGCTTTCTTGCTGGGCGAAAGCCTGCGGCGAGAAGGGGATCTGTCGGCCGCGCTGGGCGTATACGAGTCGTTGCTCGATCAGCGCGCTTACAGCGAATATCACCCGGAGGTCATGCTGGCAATAGCCGCATGCCTGGCCGAACTGGACTTGAAGGAATCGGCCGTCTCCACGTACGAGACGCTCATCACCCGTTTCGAGTCCGACCGGAGCTACGCCGAAGAAGTATCCCGGGCCATGTTTGAACTGGGGGAACTGTACCGGACCGAGGGAGATCTCGATCTGACGGAACAGTGGTACGACGAGGCGCGGCGCAAGAGTCCGCGATCGTTCTGGATCGGCGATGAGGCCGACCGGAAGCATCGCGCCATACGCGAACTGCGGCGTCTGGACGGAAACCTCGGAAACCTGCTGGCCGCCATGGAAGCGTTGAAATCCCCCGGCGATCCCACATCGAATACCACGTCGAACTATGCGAAGTTGACGGAAGACGCGGTCGGTCTGCGATTCCAACTGGCGGAACTGTACCTGTTTCAATTGGAAATGGCCGACGCAGCCCTGAGCCAGTACCGCGCTATCGAAGAAGCTTCGAATGATCCCTCCATTGCCGCCAAGGCCGCTTATGCAAGGGGCTGGGTACTCGACGAGATGCTGAGTGACACGGATAGCGCCCGTTCGGTCTTCGATTACATCGCTACCCAGTATCCCGGGACCGCGCACGCCGTGGAAGCAGCCATCCTGCAGTCGAAGCCCATCGTAGGTGAACTACCCCCGGACCGGCTTTTCCACGAGGCGGAAAGGCTGCTTTTCGAAACCGACCGGCCGGACTCCGCGCGCGGGCTCTACGAGCTGGTCCTCCAACGGGATCCGGATGGTGAATACGCGTCGCGTGCGCTCTACGCGCTGGGCTGGCTCGCCGAGACGCACTACGACGATCCCGAAACCGCCCTCGACCGCTACCGCGAAATCATGGACCGCCATCCCCGGTCGGAGCAGGCAAGATCCGTCCGCGACAAGATTCGCTTAATGGAGGAACTGCTCCCTGCACCGGCTACTGACCCGGCTGCGTCCCCGGCCCCAACCGCGTCCCCGGCCCCAACCGCGTCCCCGGCCCCAACCGCGTCCCCGGCCCCGGACAAATGA